Proteins co-encoded in one Bacillus sp. FSL H8-0547 genomic window:
- a CDS encoding glycerophosphodiester phosphodiesterase has translation MKTWAAGAGMAIILLGAPLLQPSAAEASAVKVENVAHRGASGYAPENTLAAFDKAVEMKADYIEIDVQQSKDGELVIIHDTTVDRTTDGSGKVKDLTYDELSKLDAGSWKGEEFTGEKIPTFDDILDRYRGKTGILIELKAPELYPGIEEKVAEELQERNMDKPQNEKIIVQSFNFDSMKKMDSLLPTVPIGVLTSSILHTTDTALNEFSTYADYFNPNYGIVSKDLVANVHEKGMKIQSWTVRTQETADFLLEMGVDGIITDYPDYVDPRK, from the coding sequence ATGAAAACTTGGGCAGCCGGAGCGGGAATGGCCATCATATTGCTTGGAGCACCGTTATTGCAGCCGTCAGCAGCAGAAGCTTCAGCGGTGAAAGTGGAAAATGTAGCACACAGGGGGGCTTCAGGCTATGCTCCGGAAAATACACTTGCAGCCTTTGATAAAGCGGTAGAGATGAAAGCGGATTATATTGAAATCGACGTTCAGCAGAGCAAGGACGGCGAGCTCGTGATCATTCATGACACCACAGTGGACCGGACGACAGACGGAAGCGGCAAAGTAAAGGATCTTACATATGATGAACTCAGCAAGCTTGATGCAGGCAGCTGGAAGGGCGAAGAATTTACTGGCGAAAAAATCCCCACATTTGATGATATTCTTGACCGCTACAGAGGCAAAACCGGCATTCTGATTGAGCTGAAAGCACCTGAGCTTTATCCGGGAATCGAGGAAAAAGTGGCTGAAGAGCTTCAGGAACGCAACATGGACAAGCCTCAAAATGAAAAAATCATTGTTCAGTCGTTTAATTTTGACTCGATGAAAAAGATGGATTCCCTGCTGCCAACTGTACCAATCGGTGTGCTGACATCTTCGATTCTTCATACAACTGATACGGCACTGAATGAATTCAGCACATATGCAGATTACTTTAATCCAAACTACGGCATCGTTTCAAAGGATTTAGTAGCAAATGTTCATGAAAAGGGCATGAAAATCCAATCCTGGACTGTTCGCACACAGGAAACTGCCGATTTTCTGCTTGAGATGGGTGTAGACGGAATCATTACGGATTATCCTGATTATGTTGATCCAAGAAAATAA